In the genome of Sulfurimonas autotrophica DSM 16294, the window GGACGGCGGTTTTTTTTCATTTTGCATTACAATAAACAATACAGCTGATAACAGAACCAGAATTAATAAGACAATCTTTAAATTTTTCATTTTTGGCCTTCAAAATAGTTTTTATTTACTGTATGCAATTATACCCTCTTTTTAAGAGTTTGATAATATAAGATTTTTTAGATATAATTCGCCACTTTAATTTAGGAAAATATATGACAACCAGTCTTTTACTTATAATCCAAATCGTCTTAGTTATCATCTTGGTTATAGCTGTGCTGTTACAAAAAAGCTCAAGCATAGGCCTTGGTGCTTACAGTGGTTCAAATGAATCAGTTTTCGGTGCAAAAGGACCAAGCAGTTTCTTGGCAAAAACTACATTTACTATCGGCTTTTTGTTTGTTGTAAACACAATAACATTAGGTTACATGTACTCTCAGTCTGCGCAGTCTTCTGTGGTAGATGAAATGGCTCCAACAACAGACGTAGCTGCTCCTGTAGTACCAACTGCGCCGACTGCAAAACCAGCAGCTACACAAAAATAATCTTTCAAGGGAGAAAACAGAATGTTGAACGAAATATTTAATGAATGTGAAACAAAAATGCAAGGAAGCATTGAGCATATGCAAAGAGATTTCAAAACGCTTAGAACAGGAAAGGTTACGACCTCTGTATTGGACAATGTAAAAATTGACTACTATGGAACGCCTACACCGCTTGACCAGGTCGGTTCTGTTTTAGCAGCCGATGCAACAACTATTGTTATTAACCCTTGGGAAAAAAATCTTTTGCCTGATATTGAATCTGCTATAAATGCCGCAAATATTGGTGTAAATCCAAATAATGACGGTGATTTAATTAAGCTCTTTTTTCCTCCAATGACAGTTGAACAGCGTCAAGAGTCTGTCAAAAAGATGAAAACTATGGGTGAAAATGCAAAAGTTTCCATAAGAAATGACAGACGTGATGCAAATGACAAAATCAAAAAACTTGAAAAAGATAAAGAGATTACACAAGATGAATCAAAATCTGCTCAAGACAATGTACAAAAAATTACAGACAAATATATCACTAAAGTTGACAGCATCTTAAAAGATAAAGAAGCTGAAATACTGAAAGTTTAATATTATGGACGTAAAAAAAATATATATGGATGCAGATGCTCTTTTAGAAGGGCATTTTAAACTTAGTTCGGGGAATCATTCACAATTTTATCTTCAGTCTGCAAAAGTTTTGGAAGATCCTAAAACTGCAAAATTTTTAGCAGATGAACTTGCAAAGCAGATAAAAGCCAGCGGTCTTGAAATTGACACTGTTTGTGCTCCGGCTCTTGGTGGTTTGATTGCAGGTTTTGCTCTTGCAACTGCACTTGATGTAAGAAGTATTTTTGCTGAAAGAGTTGATAGTAAAATGTCTATTCGCCGCGGTTTTGAAATAAAACCGGGTGAGAAAGTTCTAATGTGCGAAGACATCATTACAACTGGTGGAAGTGCGATGGAAGCAGCTGAAGTTGTCAAAGAACTTGGCGGCGAAATCGTCGGTGTTGCAGCACTTGCAAACCGTGGATTCTGCCACAGACAAGGCAGTGACGTTGTAACAAAGCCAAACTGTAAACTTCCTCAGGACATTCCATTTTTTGCGCTTGCAGATTTTACTTTTGAAATGCATGCACCAGATGCATGCCCGCTCTGTAAAGACGGCAGTGAAGCCATTAAACCAGGTTCACGCGGAAATTAAGTTTCAACCTCTAGCTGTATTTCAGCTGGCAGGTTAACATCCTCTCCACCAAAACTCTAGCTACTTCAACTTTTCCGTCTACGATAGTCGTTATATCTAAATCCGCAAGTTTCTCTTTTTCTTCTAAAGAGACAACTTTGACGATAACATTGACATTCTTAGCATGGTTGAGTACTGCTTCACATATCAAACGTTTCTTTGCAAGATTATCAAGTGTCACTATCACTGCAGCTGCCTTGTCAATATTGAGTGCTTCCAGGATAGATGTTTTTGAAACATCCCCCAAATAAGCTTCTTTACCTTCGTTAAGTGCTTCTTTTACATGTTTATTGGAGTTATCTATAACAACATAAGGTACATCAAGTTCTTCAAGGTATTGTGTTACAAACTTACCGACAACACTATATCCACAAACAACCACATGGTTTTCTCGTCCCTTTAAAGCGGACATATCTGTAACAATGTCTTTTTCTTTTATTAATTTTGCTGTTATAGCATTAATATAAGGGACAAAAAATGGTGTCACTACCATAGAAAATATAACAATGAGCACCAACAAAGAAGCTAACTTGTCATCAATAATATGTCCTGATGCCGCAAGTGCAAAAATTACAAATGAAAATTCACCGACTTGGGAAAGAAAAAGTGCAGTTTTCAAAGAGGTGGCACTTGTTGCAGTCAAGCGTAAAAGTGCAAACATAATTAGAGACTTTATCATAAAAATCAGTAAAAAGAGACTGATAATCAATCCGATATTATGAATAAACAATGATACGTCTATTTTCATTCCTACTACAACAAAAAACGTTCCTAAAAGAATATCTTTAAAAGGTGCTATATCTGATTCTACTTTGTGGTGATATTTAGTCTCAGCTATTATCATTCCGGCTACAAATGCCCCTAAAGAGTATGTAAAACCCATATAATACGCAAATAGTGATGATGCCATCACTATAAACAATACAGAACCCATAAACAACTCATCCACTTCTGATGAGGCTGAAAAATGCAACAACCAGGCAACCACTTTTTTTCCTACTGTAAACAAAACACCTATAACAATAACAACACTAAAAAGTGTATGCCATAAAATAACCATAATATCCTGGTCACCTTCGTTTGTTAAAAAACTAATAAGAATTAAAATAGGAATAACTGCAATATCCTGAAATATCAATATACCGGTTGCATTCTGCCCATATGGTGTATAAATTTCTTTGGAACTTTTTAAATATGTCAGCACAATTGCCGTTGATGAGAGTGAAAAAGCAAGCGCTATAATGATGGATGATTTTGCTTCTAATGCAAAAATATAATGTGTAAGCAAGTAGGTGACAATTGTCGTAATACCAACCTGCAGAAAACCGTTGGCAAATATCTCTTTTTTCATAGAACCCATTTTTGCCAAAGATATTTCCAGACCGATGGTAAACATCAAAAAGACGATACCAAACTCTCCCGCCATTTCCAATTCATGCGAGTGGCTTGCTTCATGCAAATCAAAACCGTAGGCAATAATCGTACCTGTTAGGATATAACCTATAATTTGTGAAATACCTATTTTTTTCAAAAAGATATTTATGACTATTGAGAGGCCAAGTGCGATAATTATATATACTAAAATATTTTGCATAAGCATACTTTCATAATTTAATAAGACATTATATACTATAATCGCGCTTATAATTAATATATATGGAGATTTTTTGATGACTAAATACATTTTTGTTACCGGTGGAGTATTAAGCTCTCTTGGAAAAGGGATCACAGCTGCCAGTGTTGGTACTTTACTTAAACATGCCGGTAAAAATGTAGGCATGCTGAAAATCGATCCATATATCAATGTTGACCCGGGTACTATGAGCCCCTTAGAGCATGGTGAAGTTTTTGTTACAAAAGACGGAGCAGAAACCGACCTTGACATAGGAAACTATGAACGCTTTTTAGACAAATCATTCTTAAAGACATCCAACTTTACAACAGGTCAGGTTTATTCAAGTGTTATTGAACGTGAACGTGCCGGTGGATACCTTGGGCAGACTATACAGGTTGTCCCTCATATTGTCGGTGAAATTGTCAAGCGCATAAAAGAGGCTGGTGAAGGACATGACATTCTGGTTGTGGAACTTGGCGGTACAGTTGGTGATATCGAAGGCCTGCCTTTTATGGAAGCCATTCGTCAAATGAAACATGACGAAGAAGTTGCCGGTACATTCTTTGTACATGTAACGCTTATTCCTTACATCAAAGCAGCCGGTGAGATGAAATCAAAGCCAACACAGCATTCTGTTCAGGAGCTTCGCCGTATTGGTATTACTCCGCAGATGATTATTGCAAGAAGTGAAAATGCCTTGCCTAAAACATTCAAGAAAAAACTTGCAATGAGTTGTGATGTTTCTCCTGACAGTGTCGTAGAAGCACTTGATGCAGCAACTATTTATGATGTTCCTATGTCATTTTTAAGACAAAATATTTTAAAGCCTATAGCAAAAGAACTTGAACTTGGCGAAGTTGCTCCTGATATGCAAGAGTGGGATTCACTTGTCAAAAAAATCGTGCAGCCAAAAGGAAAAGTAGTTATTGGTTTTGTCGGTAAATATCTGGCACTTAAAGAGTCTTACAAATCACTCACAGAAGCACTCATACATGCAGGGGCACACCTTGACAGCAGAGTTGAAATCTGCTGGGTTGACTCTGAGGAAATTGAAGAAAGAGGAGCCCAGACACTTCTTAATGACTGTGACGGGATTTTAGTAGCAGGCGGTTTTGGGAATCGTGGTGTTGAGGGTAAAATTCAGGCAATTGAGTATGCTCGTGTAAATAAAATACCTTACCTGGGTATCTGTCTTGGTATGCAGCTTACACTTGTTGAGTATGCAAGAAATGTGCTCGGACTTGAAGGCGCGAACTCCATTGAATTTGATGAGAATACACCTCATCCTATGATTTATCTTATAGATAATTTTTTAGACCAAAGCGGCGGCATGCAGCTTAGAACGCACCAATCACCTATGGGTGGTACACTTCGTCTTGGCGAATACCCTTGTGACACAAAAGAAGGTTCACTTTTACGCCAAGCCTATAATGGTCAAAAAACAATTTATGAAAGACACCGTCATCGCTACGAGGCAAATCCTGCGTACAGAGAACAGCTTGAAAATGCAGGTATGATAGTGACCGGTGAGTCGAACGGACTTATAGAAACTGTAGAAATCCAAGGGCATCCATGGTTTTTAGGTGTGCAGTTTCATCCTGAATTTACTTCGCGTCTGCAGACACCAAACCCTTCAATACTAGCGTTTGTAAACGCCAGTTTAAATGCTGAATAATACACCGCACCTCAATAAATCAGACCTTTTTGAGCTTCTTTCTCAAAGGTTTGATTCCCAAGATAAAAAACTCTCCCAAATTCCAAATCCAGAACTGCTTACAGATGCAAGTAAAGCCGCGAAAAAAATTGCAGAGGCTGTGCAAAACAACAAACGTATAACCTTAGTGGGTGATTATGATGTTGACGGTGTCAGCTCCACTGCTATTATGGTAGATTTTTTCAAGCAAATTCCCTACCCTCTTGAGGCTATTATACCCAATCGTTTTACTGACGGTTACGGTGTCAGTCCTACAGTTTTACAAAGAGTTGATGCTGACTTAGTAATTACCGTTGACAATGGCATATCTGCCATTGAAGCAGCCGAGATTTGCAAGCAACGAGATATTAATTTGATTATTACTGATCATCATACGCCTTGTGAAATTTTACCTGATGCCTATGCTATAGTTGACCCAAAACTCCCTACATGTAACTACCCTTTTAAAGAAATATGCGGCGCAGAAGTTGCCTGGCTGTTACTTGGACTTGTTAAAAAAGAACTTGCATTAGATATTGACATGAAGCAGTTTTTGGATATTTTAGCCATTGCCGTTATTGCTGACATTATGCCTCTTATCGATATAAATAGAACACTTGTCAAAGAGGGTCTCAAACAACTAATGCACTCTAGCCGTCCTTCAAGCATTGTCATTCGTGACTTTTTAAACAAATCAAAAATTACAAGTGAAGATATTGCCTTCAATATTGCTCCGCGTATAAATTCTGCGGGACGTCTTGAAGATGCTTCCATTGCTCTTGATTTTTACACCGCACCAGATACTCATACTGCCTACAAACAGTTTGAACTGCTAGGCCAGCTTAATGATCTGAGAAAAGCAACAGAAGCACAAACAACCCAGGAAGCTATAGCCTCTGTTAATGAAGATGACAAAGTCATAGTCGTGTCAGGAGAAAACTGGCATGAAGGTGTTGTGGGCATTGTAGCAGCTCGTCTAGTAGATAAATTCGGGCGTCCTGCTATTGTTTTGAGTATAAAAGATGAAGAAGCCAAGGGAAGTGCAAGAAGTATCGGCGATGTCAATATATATGAGCTCATAAAAGAAAATGAACACTTGTTAACTAAATTTGGCGGGCATAAAATGGCTGCAGGACTGGGCTTACATGTAAAGGATATAGAAGCATTTACAAAAGCCATAAATACTAGTGCACAAAAGATTCCCCAAGATGACTTTATACCAAAAGAGCAGATAAGCGGAATCTTGGCAAGCGAAGATATAGACACAGAACTGCTTGCTCTGCTTGAACAGTTTGAACCTTTCGGAGAAGCAAACCTTCGACCGACATTTCTTATAAAAGATGCAGAGGTTGTCAGTATAAAACTTATGGGCGCGGACAAGTCTCATTCACGTATAGAAGTCAGACAGCATCCTCATCAAAGAAAGACAATTGAGATCATTGCGTTCAGACGCGTTTTTGAAATGCCTGTTGATAAAAAGATTACATGTAGCTACTCTGTGGCTAAAAATGAGTTTAACGGCAGAGTCTCTGCGCAGCTTTTAGTGAACAAGATATTTTAGGAGTTCGTATGCAAGAAATCCAAGAGTGCCAAAAAGTCCGCTCTGAGGTCACTGCTTTAAGCGCTTTACATAATAATTCAATAGCATTAAGTACGCGAACTCACGGTATACGAATTTTTGGAGCTGATGATTGTCAAAACAGACAAATACTCTCCATATCCCAATTAAATTACAAAACAACAGCCATCGATTTTCATCCAAGTGACAACATTTGTGCTATTGCAAATGATAAAGTGATATACATAATTTCCCTTACCAACAAAAGTGTTTTACAGACAATCTTTACACATAACGGCGCAATTGATATACTTCGTTTTGTTCCCAACCGTCCCTATCTTGTCAGCGGAACAAATGAGGGAAGAGTTATGCTTTACCGATATGACGGTCCCTCAGGAATATCTCGTCTTGTTTCCTTTCCTCATATCAGGGGAAAAAGAAAAATTACAAACAATTATGTCAGTGTTTTTGCATTTAGTCAAAACTATATAGCCAGCAGTGGATATGGGGGCTGCGTCAGTCTAGTTCATTTAAATTCTCACAAACAGGTAAAAGTTTTTTGTGATTCCAAGGTACGAGTAAATAGTCTGTGCTTTATTGATGAAGAAAAACTTTTATTTGGCAATGTTGATGGCACAATATACATACAACCACTCAAAAACAAAGAAAAAGTGCTCTCAATCAATATGCCTTTTACAGACATAAAGAATATAATACATTTTTCTCAAAGTAATTTTGTCATTATCAGTGGTAAATCAAACAGTATCAGCCTTATAAACATAAAAACTGCAAAAATAATCAGCCCGAAATATCTCACATTTAAAGATGAAATCCATACAATGACACTGACAAATGAGCAAAATCTCATCGTTGTTTTAAAAAACAATCAAACCTATCATGTAAAATTTGCAAATGCACAAAATTTAAAAGAGTGTATATTCAATAAAAACCTTCAAAAAGCTTTTGAAATTATTGACACAGATCCAAGGCTTCAAGGAACAAAAGAGCATAAAAGAGTCGAAGTTTTATATAATAAGCTTTATGCCAATGCATTTATTTCCCTCATTAACTCCAATAAAAAAGAGCTAAAAAAGATTATAGATATCATCAAAAATATAAAAAGTAAAACAGATGATATTAACCTCTTATATAATGCATATAATAATTATGCAAAATTTAAATCACTTTATCTTGAAAAAAAATATGCTCTTGTATACAATCTCAGTGATAAATTTCCACCACTCAAATACACTCCTCAA includes:
- the pyrE gene encoding orotate phosphoribosyltransferase — translated: MDVKKIYMDADALLEGHFKLSSGNHSQFYLQSAKVLEDPKTAKFLADELAKQIKASGLEIDTVCAPALGGLIAGFALATALDVRSIFAERVDSKMSIRRGFEIKPGEKVLMCEDIITTGGSAMEAAEVVKELGGEIVGVAALANRGFCHRQGSDVVTKPNCKLPQDIPFFALADFTFEMHAPDACPLCKDGSEAIKPGSRGN
- a CDS encoding cation:proton antiporter is translated as MQNILVYIIIALGLSIVINIFLKKIGISQIIGYILTGTIIAYGFDLHEASHSHELEMAGEFGIVFLMFTIGLEISLAKMGSMKKEIFANGFLQVGITTIVTYLLTHYIFALEAKSSIIIALAFSLSSTAIVLTYLKSSKEIYTPYGQNATGILIFQDIAVIPILILISFLTNEGDQDIMVILWHTLFSVVIVIGVLFTVGKKVVAWLLHFSASSEVDELFMGSVLFIVMASSLFAYYMGFTYSLGAFVAGMIIAETKYHHKVESDIAPFKDILLGTFFVVVGMKIDVSLFIHNIGLIISLFLLIFMIKSLIMFALLRLTATSATSLKTALFLSQVGEFSFVIFALAASGHIIDDKLASLLVLIVIFSMVVTPFFVPYINAITAKLIKEKDIVTDMSALKGRENHVVVCGYSVVGKFVTQYLEELDVPYVVIDNSNKHVKEALNEGKEAYLGDVSKTSILEALNIDKAAAVIVTLDNLAKKRLICEAVLNHAKNVNVIVKVVSLEEKEKLADLDITTIVDGKVEVARVLVERMLTCQLKYS
- a CDS encoding CTP synthase, yielding MTKYIFVTGGVLSSLGKGITAASVGTLLKHAGKNVGMLKIDPYINVDPGTMSPLEHGEVFVTKDGAETDLDIGNYERFLDKSFLKTSNFTTGQVYSSVIERERAGGYLGQTIQVVPHIVGEIVKRIKEAGEGHDILVVELGGTVGDIEGLPFMEAIRQMKHDEEVAGTFFVHVTLIPYIKAAGEMKSKPTQHSVQELRRIGITPQMIIARSENALPKTFKKKLAMSCDVSPDSVVEALDAATIYDVPMSFLRQNILKPIAKELELGEVAPDMQEWDSLVKKIVQPKGKVVIGFVGKYLALKESYKSLTEALIHAGAHLDSRVEICWVDSEEIEERGAQTLLNDCDGILVAGGFGNRGVEGKIQAIEYARVNKIPYLGICLGMQLTLVEYARNVLGLEGANSIEFDENTPHPMIYLIDNFLDQSGGMQLRTHQSPMGGTLRLGEYPCDTKEGSLLRQAYNGQKTIYERHRHRYEANPAYREQLENAGMIVTGESNGLIETVEIQGHPWFLGVQFHPEFTSRLQTPNPSILAFVNASLNAE
- the secG gene encoding preprotein translocase subunit SecG, producing the protein MTTSLLLIIQIVLVIILVIAVLLQKSSSIGLGAYSGSNESVFGAKGPSSFLAKTTFTIGFLFVVNTITLGYMYSQSAQSSVVDEMAPTTDVAAPVVPTAPTAKPAATQK
- the recJ gene encoding single-stranded-DNA-specific exonuclease RecJ, whose translation is MLNNTPHLNKSDLFELLSQRFDSQDKKLSQIPNPELLTDASKAAKKIAEAVQNNKRITLVGDYDVDGVSSTAIMVDFFKQIPYPLEAIIPNRFTDGYGVSPTVLQRVDADLVITVDNGISAIEAAEICKQRDINLIITDHHTPCEILPDAYAIVDPKLPTCNYPFKEICGAEVAWLLLGLVKKELALDIDMKQFLDILAIAVIADIMPLIDINRTLVKEGLKQLMHSSRPSSIVIRDFLNKSKITSEDIAFNIAPRINSAGRLEDASIALDFYTAPDTHTAYKQFELLGQLNDLRKATEAQTTQEAIASVNEDDKVIVVSGENWHEGVVGIVAARLVDKFGRPAIVLSIKDEEAKGSARSIGDVNIYELIKENEHLLTKFGGHKMAAGLGLHVKDIEAFTKAINTSAQKIPQDDFIPKEQISGILASEDIDTELLALLEQFEPFGEANLRPTFLIKDAEVVSIKLMGADKSHSRIEVRQHPHQRKTIEIIAFRRVFEMPVDKKITCSYSVAKNEFNGRVSAQLLVNKIF
- the frr gene encoding ribosome recycling factor — translated: MLNEIFNECETKMQGSIEHMQRDFKTLRTGKVTTSVLDNVKIDYYGTPTPLDQVGSVLAADATTIVINPWEKNLLPDIESAINAANIGVNPNNDGDLIKLFFPPMTVEQRQESVKKMKTMGENAKVSIRNDRRDANDKIKKLEKDKEITQDESKSAQDNVQKITDKYITKVDSILKDKEAEILKV